A section of the Pseudomonas prosekii genome encodes:
- a CDS encoding GlxA family transcriptional regulator, with protein MASLRYGKQLGHGLTPAFETRLVSPDGKPVNSFSDVIMPVDGGLENADIIVLPAFWDDFDTLCKRYPQVLPWLREQHARGAVLCGEATGVFWLAEAGLLDGKEATTYWRFFNAFAERFPRVQLNQDKHLTDADNLFCAGGTTSACDLYIYLIERFCGANVAQAVARDILYEVQRSYAPGRIGFGGQKLHQDVIILQIQHWLEEHFADKFRFEDVAREHGMSIRNFMRRFQTATGDKPLHYLQRLRIETAKGLLSGSRKSIKTISYEVGYDDASFFARLFRQHTELSPNQYRQQFQQAA; from the coding sequence TTGGCCAGCCTGCGCTACGGCAAGCAGCTGGGCCACGGCCTGACACCGGCGTTCGAAACCCGCCTGGTCAGCCCCGACGGCAAACCGGTGAACAGCTTCAGCGATGTGATCATGCCGGTCGACGGCGGCCTCGAAAACGCTGACATCATCGTCCTCCCGGCCTTCTGGGACGACTTCGACACACTCTGCAAACGTTATCCCCAAGTGCTGCCATGGCTGCGCGAGCAACACGCACGCGGCGCAGTGTTGTGCGGCGAAGCCACCGGGGTGTTCTGGCTCGCCGAGGCCGGGCTGCTCGACGGCAAGGAAGCGACCACTTACTGGCGTTTCTTCAACGCGTTTGCCGAGCGCTTCCCGCGCGTCCAACTCAATCAGGACAAGCACCTGACTGACGCCGACAACCTGTTTTGCGCCGGCGGCACCACCTCGGCTTGCGACCTCTACATTTACCTGATCGAACGTTTCTGCGGCGCCAACGTCGCCCAAGCCGTGGCCCGCGACATTCTCTACGAAGTGCAGCGCAGTTATGCGCCGGGCCGCATCGGCTTCGGCGGGCAGAAGTTGCACCAGGACGTGATCATCCTGCAGATCCAGCACTGGCTCGAAGAACACTTCGCCGACAAATTCCGCTTCGAAGACGTCGCGCGCGAACACGGCATGAGCATCCGCAACTTCATGCGCCGCTTCCAGACCGCCACCGGTGACAAACCGCTGCACTACCTGCAACGCCTGCGCATCGAAACCGCCAAGGGCTTGCTGTCCGGCAGCCGCAAAAGCATCAAAACCATCAGCTACGAAGTGGGCTACGACGACGCCAGCTTCTTCGCGCGCCTGTTTCGCCAGC